One window of the Leishmania mexicana MHOM/GT/2001/U1103 complete genome, chromosome 11 genome contains the following:
- a CDS encoding 3-methylcrotonoyl-CoA carboxylase beta subunit,putative: MEGFVEQLRARVRYVQAGGVVSAEDAAKAGVSIASIEADDRVRKLHLSRGKMLARERIERLIDPGTRFLELSQLAGWDLYWDDKKKEYERCYSGGILTGVGIVNGVRCMLVANDATVKGGTYYPISVKKHLRAQKIAEQNHLPCIYLVDSGGANLSRQDDVFPDEQHFGHIFFNEARMSAKSISQIAVVMGSCTAGGAYVPAMADENIIVARNGTIFLGGPPLVFAATGEKVSSEGLGGADVHCRISGVADHYATDDLHALYLARRAVANLNLKEHNEARNPTDMKPVPPLYDPRELGGFIPDMLSDVVKSFDVRAIIARIVDGSRFDEFKALYGSTLVCGFARVEGMQVGIIANQGILYSESALKGAHFIGLCTQRKVPLLFLQNITGFMVGKKYEEGGIARNGARLVMAVSTAPVPKITVLIGGSYGAGNYGMCGRAFEPRFLFMWPNARISVMGGTQAATVLALTNRNLKNASEAEVAAFKDKVKKKYEREGSCYYSTARLWDDGVIAPEDTRVVVAEALRATRLEPMEKK; encoded by the coding sequence ATGGAGGGTTTTgttgagcagctgcgcgcacgcgtgcggtACGTGCAAGCCGGTGGCGTTGTGTCGGCGGAGGATGCTGCCAAGGCCGGTGTCTCTATTGCATCCATCGAGGCGGACGACCGTGTCCGCAAGCTGCACCTGAGCCGCGGCAAGATGCTCGCGCGCGAGCGCATCGAGCGGCTTATCGACCCTGGCACCCGCTTCCTCGAGCTCTCGCAGCTGGCTGGGTGGGACTTGTACTGGGATGACAAGAAGAAGGAGTACGAGAGGTGCTACAGTGGTGGCATTTTGACGGGCGTCGGCATCGTGAACGGCGTTCGATGCATGCTCGTCGCGAACGACGCAACGGTGAAGGGTGGAACGTACTACCCAATCAGCGTGAAGAagcacctgcgcgcgcagAAGATTGCGGAGCAGAACCACCTGCCCTGCATCTATCtcgtcgacagcggcggcgcgaacCTCAGCCGTCAGGACGACGTCTTCCCTGATGAGCAGCACTTTGGTCATATATTTTTTAACGAGGCGCGAATGTCCGCCAAGTCCATCTCGCAGATtgcggtggtgatgggcaGTTGCACGGCGGGTGGCGCCTACGTGCCAGCTATGGCAGATGAAAATATCATTGTAGCCCGCAACGGCACCATCTTCCTCGGCGGGCCGCCGCTTGTCTTCGCGGCCACCGGAGAGAAGGTATCGTCAGAGGGTCTCGGAGGCGCAGACGTGCACTGCCGCATCAGTGGCGTGGCGGATCACTACGCGACTGACGACCTGCACGCCTTGTAcctcgcgcgccgcgccgtggcgaACTTGAACTTGAAGGAGCACAATGAAGCTCGGAACCCAACCGATATGAAGCCGGTGCCACCGCTGTACGACCCGAGGGAGCTGGGCGGGTTTATCCCGGATATGCTGTCGGACGTTGTCAAGAGCTTCGACGTGCGGGCCATCATTGCGCGCATcgtcgacggcagccgctTCGATGAGTTCAAGGCGCTGTACGGTAGTACGCTTGTGTGCGGCTTCGCAAGGGTTGAGGGAATGCAGGTAGGCATTATCGCGAACCAGGGCATCCTCTACTCGGAATCCGCCCTGAAGGGGGCGCACTTTATCGGTCTGTGCACGCAGCGCaaggtgccgctgctcttcctccaGAACATCACCGGCTTTATGGTGGGCAAGAAAtacgaggagggcggcatCGCTCGCAACGGTGCTCGGCTCGTGATGGCAGTGTCCACGGCACCGGTGCCGAAGATCACGGTACTCATAGGTGGCAGCTATGGCGCCGGCAACTACGGCATGTGCGGGCGCGCCTTCGAGCCGCGCTTCCTCTTCATGTGGCCAAACGCGCGCATCAGCGTGATGGGCGGGACGCAGGCCGCCACGGTGCTTGCCTTAACGAACCGTAACTTGAAGAATGCCTCGGAGGCCGAGGTTGCTGCGTTCAAGGACAAGGTGAAGAAGAAGTACGAGAGGGAGGGTTCGTGCTACTACAGCACCGCGCGCCTCTGGGACGACGGCGTGATTGCTCCGGAGGACACGCGTGTCGTTGTGGCAGAAGCGCTGCGCGCGACGCGGCTGGAACCGATGGAAAAAAAATAG